In a genomic window of Nicotiana tabacum cultivar K326 unplaced genomic scaffold, ASM71507v2 Un00011, whole genome shotgun sequence:
- the LOC107789465 gene encoding uncharacterized protein LOC107789465 — MSAEKKQKLLLQRRLKYQESKTRTPPEKITVDRLTGIMDPPECSTNTSYILYPAFNTCKNHPLPSAMGNEIDVLRPLSTYEKGSTSAVSGELRNKNSEVVTPRGRTPTTKSCPIIGQLRSNYVPLKKVPICKFCSAKRFQYEPPTFCCGSGTIKLTSHQMPTKLRNLFLGNSMESKHFRTYIRTYNNLFAFTSLGVKYEKDLAKRNSGIYTFRVQGKMYHWINNLHPTDDKPRNIQLYFYDNCNELAHRMACSARIHESVVKELMDILSINPYSVFLRSLVHIPNFQDFHIALKCDLNLDQRVYNLPTSYEIAAIWTEENDSAAFNAPHIQIYPRTDRTQIVNYYYGCYDALQYLLLFPLGQSGWYCGIKKLPANCHAFLRIVHHEEVPSIRNVTSLDEYLEMEAELLKKGQRRRDTVSVREYYCYKLQMRNADEDEILHTRRIFQQYSVDEYIKLETQRLDFAAFNQDLFRMAMLQGLLDILRLGERGASNIRKQNLLPSSFIGGPRDMRQWYMDAIALVQHFGKPNLFITMTYNPSWMEIKEHLISTDEAHNRPDLISRVFRAKIEEFKNDILKRNIFGKVAAFMYTVEFQKRGLPHAHFLIILTNEYKLLTPEAYDNIIHAEIPDENAEPDLYSLVLKHMMHGPCGNLNLTNSCMKKKGYCKFKYPKSFADQTSKGVESYPIYRRRNTGLVVKIREQYLDNSWVVPYNPFLLGKFDCHVNVEICSDIKIVKYLYKYICKGHDKIAFLIHNNDTNTEVDEIKEYKSARWVSPPEAMWRLYGFSISEMSPTVCSLQLHLKGQQFVSFRSSANVDTLVNNPLINQTMLTQFFEMNRTNAEAMKLNLLYQEFPQHFVWSATERMWTPRKQRYAIGRVVTCHPIEGEQYYLRMLLMTIRGPKSYNDLLTVNGEPCSTFRESVEKRGLLQSDNSLLECMSEAASYQMPYSLRHLFATLLIYCNPTNPRQLWEQFEEHMSEDYTLVPNIQKNDIRYRVLNHINDILHSMGGDINKYQLIPKTIRPSVAAKEAKKVHFERTIAVTNEDILLHKKLNKDQLKAYNIIIERIFSNKAGAFFIDGPGGTGKTFLYRALLVIVRSKRYIALATATSGVAASILPGGRTAHSRFKIPINTDENVTCNISKQSSLACLIQDAKLIIWDEVSMVKKRTIELLDLLLKDLMDSTILFGGKVVVFGGDFRQTLPVVRNGKKEDFINESLLYSHIWEELERLRLFENMRAKDDPSFCNYLLRIGNGEEKINSTNKIEIPTSLIIPYTTEKESLDKLFAITYPDVHTIFSSSSYTSSRVILTTKNDFVDDINDMLVARFPEESKTFIGIDETIEPHDQSQFEDLLHSLNPPGLPPYKLTLKQNCPIILLRNLNPCDDLCNGTRLTCYDFKSHVISANILVGHLKNTHVFVPRIPLLASQDEKMPIPFKMTQFPIRLCFAMTINKAQGQTLDFVGVYLLEPVFSHGQLYVALSRSKSSNCVKVLIRPTIPGREDDHYTDNIVYKEIIEKATL; from the exons ATGTCAGCAGAGAAAAAACAGAAGTTGCTGCTACAGCGCCGACTTAAATACCAAGAGTCAAAGACACGCACACCTCCTGAGAAAATAACTGTGGATCGCTTGACTGGAATAATGGATCCACCTGAATGCTCTACGAACACTTCTTACATTCTGTATCCAG CTTTTAATACGTGTAAGAATCATCCTCTGCCTTCTGCTATGGGTAACGAAATAGATGTATTGCGTCCACTTTCTACCTATGAAAAAG GTTCAACGTCAGCAGTATCCGGGGAACTACGTAACAAAAACTCCGAAGTAGTTACGCCTAGAG GTCGTACACCCACTACAAAGTCTTGTCCAATTATCGGTCAGCTGCGTTCAAACTATGTTCCACTGAAGAAAGTTCCAATCTGCAAATTTTGCTCAGCAAAGAGATTTCAGTATGAACCGCCTACATTTTGCTGTGGCAGTGGGACAATAAAGTTAACTTCTCATCAAATGCCTACCAAACTGCGTAATTTATTTCTTGGAAACAGTATGGAGTCCAAACACTTCCGAACGTACATTAGAACGTATAATAATCTTTTTGCGTTCACATCACTTGGTGTAAAGTATGAAAAAGATTTAGCAAAAAGAAATTCTGGTATCTACACCTTCAGAGTTCAAGGGAAGATGTACCATTGGATAAATAATTTGCACCCTACAGATGACAAACCAAGAAATATACAGTTGTACTTTTACGATAACTGCAATGAGCTGGCACACAGGATGGCATGTTCCGCCAGAATCCACGAATCAGTAGTGAAAGAATTGATGGATATATTATCAATAAATCCATACTCTGTGTTTTTGCGGTCCTTGGTACATATACCGAACTTTCAAGATTTCCACATAGCCCTCAAATGCGACTTAAATTTGGACCAGAGAGTATATAATTTGCCGACTTCATATGAAATTGCAGCAATATGGACCGAGGAAAATGATAGCGCAGCCTTTAACGCACCACATATTCAAATTTACCCTCGCACTGATCGAACACAAATAGTGAATTACTATTATGGATGTTATGATGCATTGCAATATCTGCTATTATTTCCGCTAGGGCAAAGTGGATGGTATTGTGGTATTAAGAAGCTCCCAGCAAATTGTCATGCGTTCTTACGAATTGTGCATCACGAAGAGGTACCAAGTATAAGAAATGTTACGTCACTTGACGAATATCTTGAAATGGAAGCTGAACTTCTTAAAAAAGGGCAGCGACGAAGAGATACAGTTTCTGTTCGTGAGTATTATTGTTACAAATTACAAATGAGAAATGCCGATGAAGATGAAATATTGCATACCCGAAGAATATTTCAGCAGTATTCAGTTGATGAATACATTAAACTCGAAACACAAAGGTTGGATTTCGCAGCGTTCAATCAAGATTTATTCAGGATGGCTATGCTGCAAGGACTTCTTGACATCTTGCGATTAGGTGAACGCGGTGCTTCTAATATCAGGAAACAAAATTTACTTCCAAGCTCTTTTATAGGAGGGCCGCGGGATATGCGACAATGGTACATGGATGCTATTGCGCTCGTGCAGCATTTCGGTAAACCTAATTTATTTATAACTATGACATATAATCCCTCTTGGATGGAAATAAAGGAACATTTAATCTCAACTGATGAGGCACATAATAGGCCTGATTTGATCAGCCGTGTATTTAGAGCGAAAATAGAAGAATTCAAAAATGATATACTAAAGCGAAATATCTTTGGAAAGGTAGCAGCTTTTATGTATACTGTAGAGTTCCAAAAGCGAGGTTTACCACACGCTCATTttcttataatattaactaatgAATACAAGTTACTTACCCCAGAGGCTTACGATAATATTATTCATGCTGAAATACCTGATGAAAATGCAGAACCAGATTTATATTCGCTTGTTCTTAAACACATGATGCATGGTCCATGCGGCAATCTAAACCTAACAAACTCTTGTATGAAGAAAAAAGGCTACTGTAAATTCAAATATCCAAAAAGCTTTGCGGACCAGACATCAAAAGGAGTAGAATCTTACCCAATTTATAGAAGACGCAATACAGGACTAGTGGTAAAAATAAGAGAACAATACTTGGATAACTCATGGGTTGTTCCATATAATCCTTTTTTGCTGGGAAAATTTGACTGCCATGTGAATGTCGAGATATGCTCTGATATTAAGATCGTTAAGTATCTCTATAAGTATATATGTAAAGGTCATGATAAGATTGCGTTTTTAATACATAATAATGATACCAACACAGAAGTAGATGAAATAAAGGAATACAAGTCTGCTAGATGGGTGTCGCCTCCCGAAGCTATGTGGCGCTTGTACGGTTTCTCCATTAGTGAAATGTCACCGACTGTATGCTCTCTTCAACTTCATCTTAAAGGACAACAATTTGTTTCATTCAGAAGTAGCGCAAATGTAGATACACTTGTAAATAATCCGTTGATTAACCAGACGATGTTAACACAATTTTTCGAAATGAATAGAACAAATGCAGAGGCTATGAAGCTCAATCTATTATACCAGGAATTCCCTCAACATTTTGTTTGGTCTGCAACAGAGAGGATGTGGACACCTCGGAAACAACGATATGCTATTGGTCGTGTTGTAACATGTCATCCAATAGAAGGTGAACAATATTATCTTAGAATGCTATTAATGACTATTAGAGGACCAAAATCATATAATGATTTGCTAACTGTTAATGGAGAACCTTGTAGCACCTTTAGAGAATCAGTGGAAAAACGAGGATTGCTACAAAGCGACAATAGTTTGCTTGAATGCATGTCAGAAGCAGCAAGTTACCAGATGCCATACAGTTTGCGACATTTATTTGCTACATTACTGATTTATTGTAATCCTACTAATCCAAGACAACTCTGGGAACAATTTGAAGAGCACATGTCCGAGGATTATACGTTGGTACCCAATATTCAGAAAAACGATATTCGATACCGAGTTTTAAACCATATTAACGAcatattacactctatgggtggtgacataaataaatatcaactcATTCCTAAAACAATAAGGCCTTCTGTAGCGGCAAAAGAGGCAAAGAAGGTACACTTCGAAAGGACTATCGCGGTTACTAATGAGGATATACTATTACACAAAAAGTTGAATAAAGATCAGCTTAAAGCTTACAATATAATTATAGAGAGAATTTTTTCAAACAAAGCTGGGGCATTCTTCATAGACGGACCTGGAGGAACAGGGAAAACCTTTTTATATCGTGCATTGTTGGTAATTGTACGATCTAAAAGGTATATAGCATTGGCAACTGCCACTTCCGGCGTAGCTGCATCTATACTTCCTGGTGGACGAACTGCACATTCACGTTTTAAAATTCCTATAAATACTGATGAAAATGTGACCTGCAACATCAGCAAACAAAGCTCACTTGCCTGTTTGATTCAGGATGCAAAATTAATTATATGGGATGAAGTGTCTATGGTGAAAAAGAGAACGATCGAACTGCTTGATTTACTTTTAAAAGACTTAATGGATTCAACGATACTATTCGGTGGAAAAGTTGTAGTTTTCGGAGGTGACTTCAGGCAGACATTGCCAGTAGTTCGGAACGGAAAAAAGGAAGATTTCATTAACGAAAGTTTACTATATTCTCATATTTGGGAAGAACTTGAAAGGCTGCGATTATTCGAAAATATGAGAGCGAAAGATGACCCTTcattttgtaattatttgttGCGAATAGGAAACGGAGAAgaaaaaataaactcaacaaacAAGATTGAAATTCCAACTTCTTTGATCATTCCTTATACAACCGAAAAGGAATCTTTGGATAAATTATTCGCGATAACTTATCCAGACGTGCATACAATTTTTTCCTCCTCATCCTATACAAGTTCCCGTGTTATCTTAACAACTAAGAATGATTTCGTCGACGATATCAATGACATGCTTGTTGCTCGCTTCCCAGAAGAATCAAAAACTTTTATTGGTATTGATGAAACTATTGAACCTCATGATCAATCACAATTTGAGGATCTGTTGCACAGTTTAAATCCACCTGGTCTGCCTCCTTACAAATTGACATTGAAACAAAACTGCCCAATTATATTATTACGAAATTTAAATCCGTGTGATGATTTATGTAATGGAACACGTTTGACTTGCTATGATTTTAAATCGCATGTCATTAGCGCCAATATTTTAGTTGGTCACTTGAAAAATACACATGTGTTTGTCCCTAGGATACCATTATTAGCATCCCAAGATGAAAAAATGCCTATTCCGTTTAAAATGACACAATTTCCTATAAGACTGTGCTTTGCAATGACTATAAATAAAGCGCAAGGTCAGACATTAGATTTTGTTGGAGTTTATTTGCTAGAACCTGTGTTTTCGCACGGTCAACTTTATGTGGCTTTGTCTAGATCAAAGAGTTCGAACTGTGTGAAAGTGCTAATCCGACCCACTATACCAGGTAGGGAGGACGATCACTACACGGATAACATTGTCTACAAAGAAATCATCGAAAAAGCTACTTTATGA